The following are encoded together in the Candidatus Methylomirabilis oxygeniifera genome:
- the proS gene encoding Prolyl-tRNA synthetase (Proline--tRNA ligase) (ProRS), translating to MRWTRSLIPTLKEEPAEAEAISHKLMVRAGLVRQLAAGIYITLPLGQRVMDKISAIIREEMNRIDGQEITMPVLHPAELWQQTGRWATIGEEMFRLYDRGKRQMCLGMTHEEVVAWLAAREIRSYRDLPQTWYQIQTKLRDEARPKSGVLRTREFVMKDSYSLDRDDAGLEKSYELHKEAYCRIFTRCGLSFHAVESDPGMMGGAVAHEFMAPSEAGEDEIALCDRCGYSANIELAVSRPRSPVFTTWDLEEIATPGAGTIEEVCRLLQIDPAVTIKSLLLITTDGPLLALLRGDQQLHEKKLAKVVGEARSAHRDEILTYLRVGPGSIGPVGVDLPIIADESLREGRYVAGANKDGFHLRGIAPGVHFQPRWADIHQVSNGDRCPHCEGSLRIERVIEIGNIFRLGTKYSIPMKAVYLSEAGEEYPIVMGSYGIGLARIAAAAVEQHHDDLGIIWPSAIAPFQLHLLPVNMRDQKMAELAEALYSQLQQAGIETLYDDRDERAGVKFKDADLLGLPMRMTIGTRTLKEGMVDLKIRKTAKEVQIPLSEAVSTVHSLLSRPAKLAPPKATPP from the coding sequence ATGCGTTGGACGAGATCACTGATTCCGACACTGAAAGAAGAGCCCGCTGAAGCCGAAGCGATCAGTCACAAGCTGATGGTCCGCGCCGGTCTGGTCCGACAGCTTGCGGCCGGGATCTACATCACCCTCCCGCTTGGCCAGCGAGTGATGGATAAGATCAGTGCCATCATCCGCGAGGAGATGAACCGGATCGACGGCCAGGAGATCACCATGCCGGTCCTGCACCCGGCGGAGCTGTGGCAGCAGACCGGGCGATGGGCCACGATCGGCGAGGAGATGTTTCGGCTGTACGATCGCGGCAAGCGACAGATGTGTCTGGGGATGACCCACGAAGAGGTTGTCGCCTGGCTCGCGGCGCGCGAGATCCGATCCTACCGAGACCTCCCGCAGACCTGGTATCAGATCCAGACTAAGTTGCGGGATGAAGCAAGACCCAAGAGCGGCGTCCTGCGGACGCGGGAATTCGTGATGAAGGACTCCTACTCATTGGATAGGGACGACGCGGGACTGGAGAAGAGCTACGAACTCCACAAGGAGGCATATTGCCGCATCTTCACGCGGTGCGGCCTATCGTTTCATGCTGTCGAAAGCGACCCGGGGATGATGGGCGGCGCAGTCGCGCACGAGTTCATGGCGCCGAGCGAAGCCGGGGAGGATGAGATTGCCCTGTGCGATCGCTGCGGCTACTCGGCCAATATCGAACTGGCTGTCTCCAGGCCGCGAAGCCCGGTCTTCACGACGTGGGACCTGGAGGAGATCGCCACGCCGGGCGCCGGAACCATCGAAGAGGTGTGCCGCCTTCTGCAGATCGATCCGGCCGTAACGATCAAGTCGTTGCTGCTCATCACAACAGATGGTCCGCTCCTGGCCCTCCTGAGAGGCGATCAGCAGCTCCACGAGAAAAAGCTGGCGAAGGTGGTTGGAGAGGCTCGCTCGGCTCATCGCGACGAAATTCTGACGTACCTCCGGGTCGGACCCGGTAGCATCGGTCCCGTCGGAGTGGACCTGCCCATCATTGCGGATGAGTCGTTGCGCGAAGGTCGATATGTGGCCGGAGCCAACAAGGATGGGTTCCATCTCCGCGGTATTGCGCCAGGCGTCCACTTTCAGCCACGTTGGGCCGATATCCACCAGGTGTCAAATGGAGATCGGTGTCCACATTGCGAGGGCAGTCTGCGTATCGAACGCGTGATCGAGATAGGGAACATCTTCAGGCTCGGAACGAAATACTCCATCCCTATGAAGGCGGTCTATCTGAGTGAAGCGGGTGAGGAATATCCCATCGTGATGGGAAGCTACGGGATCGGGCTGGCGCGCATTGCGGCTGCGGCGGTCGAACAGCACCATGACGATCTGGGGATTATCTGGCCTTCGGCTATCGCACCCTTTCAACTCCATCTGCTGCCGGTCAATATGCGCGACCAGAAGATGGCGGAGTTGGCGGAGGCACTCTATAGTCAACTCCAGCAGGCCGGGATCGAGACCCTCTACGATGACCGTGATGAGCGAGCTGGTGTGAAGTTCAAGGACGCGGACCTGCTCGGCCTCCCCATGCGAATGACCATCGGAACCCGCACCCTTAAGGAGGGCATGGTTGACCTGAAGATACGAAAGACCGCTAAGGAGGTGCAGATCCCGCTCTCGGAAGCGGTCTCTACAGTGCACTCCCTTCTTTCCAGACCCGCCAAACTAGCGCCACCAAAAGCAACCCCCCCATGA
- a CDS encoding protein of unknown function (Evidence 5 : No homology to any previously reported sequences), with amino-acid sequence MQPSESRPEHYTPEASYCYLSYTPSINNTNTRNHRALSSAKVLPEIIALPNTVEGMAGADANL; translated from the coding sequence TTGCAGCCAAGCGAATCGCGACCGGAGCACTATACCCCTGAGGCCTCTTACTGCTACCTCAGCTATACGCCGTCTATTAACAATACGAATACACGAAACCACCGGGCATTGTCAAGCGCAAAAGTCCTGCCGGAAATAATCGCTCTTCCGAACACCGTGGAGGGTATGGCGGGTGCCGATGCGAACCTTTAA
- a CDS encoding protein of unknown function (Evidence 5 : No homology to any previously reported sequences) — translation MCGYLFLRLVGKDPSSEKNKHDNCDEPSESPHRCHKNTEYNIRHTCHLTSSPFYYNC, via the coding sequence GTGTGCGGCTATCTATTTCTGCGGCTGGTCGGTAAAGACCCATCGAGCGAAAAGAACAAGCACGACAACTGCGACGAGCCCAGCGAGAGCCCCCATCGGTGTCATAAGAATACCGAGTACAACATTCGCCATACCTGCCATCTGACGTCGTCTCCTTTTTACTACAACTGTTGA
- a CDS encoding protein of unknown function (Evidence 5 : No homology to any previously reported sequences), which produces MYEGIEGLQGWAFDLSCLSACSTSALNVSLFSEPKALAIRSRSGYTTAINELPRSKLRGINFCSGPSFRAW; this is translated from the coding sequence ATGTACGAGGGAATCGAAGGCCTACAGGGGTGGGCCTTTGATCTTTCCTGTCTGTCTGCATGCAGTACCTCAGCGTTGAACGTCAGCCTTTTCAGTGAGCCAAAAGCGCTTGCCATACGCTCACGATCTGGCTATACTACTGCTATTAATGAACTACCACGCAGCAAGCTGAGGGGTATCAACTTCTGTTCTGGCCCGTCCTTCCGTGCTTGGTGA
- the dxr gene encoding 1-deoxy-D-xylulose 5-phosphate reductoisomerase (DXP reductoisomerase) (1-deoxyxylulose-5-phosphate reductoisomerase) (Evidence 2a : Function of homologous gene experimentally demonstrated in an other organism; PubMedId : 11171208, 15530989; Product type e : enzyme) — MKRVSILGSTGTIGVKALAMIDLHRDSFEVVALAARENIDLLEQQIRRFSPRVVAVGTSKAATALKERVQDVSVEIGWGDEGVLGVATASEADIVLTAIVGAAGLLPSLAAIQAGKDIALATKEVMVMAGELVIAEAQARGIRLLPVDSEHSAIFQCLGGQHSCAYLKRVLLTSSGGPFRQRPKEQFAAITPKEALKHPTWVMGKKITIDSATLMNKGLEVIEASWFFSLTPQQIDVIIHPQSIIHSMVEFMDGAILAQMGVTDMGLPILYALSYPDRLQTPLPPLDLNALSALTFEPVDHERFPCLGFAYQALQAGGTYPAVLNAANEVAVDLFLSERISFPDIAALIAKAMDRHKGRKIDSIEVALDADREARELVLAALHT, encoded by the coding sequence GTGAAACGCGTAAGTATTCTCGGCTCAACGGGGACCATCGGGGTCAAAGCATTAGCAATGATTGATCTGCACCGCGACTCCTTTGAGGTAGTAGCCCTTGCGGCCAGGGAGAATATCGATCTCCTGGAGCAGCAGATCAGGCGGTTCTCCCCTCGCGTTGTCGCTGTCGGAACGTCCAAGGCCGCCACAGCGCTAAAGGAACGGGTCCAAGACGTCTCTGTTGAGATCGGGTGGGGAGACGAGGGCGTGTTGGGTGTTGCCACCGCGTCGGAAGCCGACATCGTCCTTACCGCGATCGTCGGCGCGGCAGGCCTGCTGCCGAGTCTCGCCGCCATCCAGGCGGGAAAAGATATTGCCCTCGCGACGAAAGAGGTCATGGTCATGGCGGGGGAGCTGGTGATTGCCGAGGCTCAAGCGCGGGGTATTCGACTACTTCCCGTCGATAGTGAACATTCGGCTATCTTCCAGTGTCTTGGGGGACAACATAGCTGCGCGTATTTAAAGCGAGTGCTCTTGACGTCTTCTGGGGGACCGTTTCGACAGCGTCCGAAGGAACAGTTTGCTGCCATCACCCCAAAAGAGGCACTGAAGCACCCAACGTGGGTGATGGGCAAGAAGATCACCATCGATTCGGCCACCCTGATGAATAAAGGGTTGGAAGTCATCGAGGCCAGTTGGTTTTTTTCCCTCACACCGCAACAGATCGACGTCATCATCCACCCGCAGAGCATCATCCATTCGATGGTGGAGTTCATGGATGGGGCGATCCTGGCTCAGATGGGGGTAACCGACATGGGACTGCCGATCCTGTACGCTCTCTCATACCCTGACCGTCTTCAGACTCCACTACCGCCCCTCGACCTGAATGCCCTGTCTGCGTTAACCTTCGAACCGGTTGACCACGAAAGGTTCCCGTGCCTCGGGTTTGCCTATCAGGCGCTTCAGGCCGGCGGAACATATCCGGCCGTTCTCAATGCGGCCAACGAAGTGGCGGTGGACCTGTTCCTCTCCGAACGGATTAGCTTCCCTGATATTGCCGCCCTCATCGCGAAGGCAATGGATCGTCACAAAGGTCGTAAGATCGATTCTATTGAAGTTGCCCTGGATGCTGATCGTGAAGCCAGGGAGCTGGTTTTGGCAGCACTGCATACGTAA
- a CDS encoding protein of unknown function (Evidence 5 : No homology to any previously reported sequences), translating into MDHHAILCAPPSGSACRLPAARLSGGRVIALINLKDRVPVLPKLRRKRGVFAFILHERQVTPCNLGRERDGDADREGCIGGEGGSGRGVLWPAIGEGDGKFPH; encoded by the coding sequence TTGGACCATCATGCTATTCTGTGTGCACCGCCGAGCGGCTCTGCCTGCCGATTACCGGCTGCTCGGCTCTCCGGCGGCCGGGTCATTGCCCTCATCAACTTGAAAGACAGGGTGCCGGTCTTGCCGAAGCTTCGGCGTAAACGAGGGGTATTCGCCTTCATTCTGCATGAGCGGCAGGTCACACCGTGTAACCTCGGGAGAGAACGAGATGGCGACGCGGATCGAGAAGGATGTATTGGGGGAGAAGGCGGTTCCGGTCGAGGCGTACTATGGCCTGCAATCGGTGAGGGCGATGGAAAATTTCCCCATTAG
- a CDS encoding putative Zinc metalloprotease (Evidence 3 : Function proposed based on presence of conserved amino acid motif, structural feature or limited homology; Product type e : enzyme), giving the protein MIALVSAVAFSLFDVVDPRPLLSRLDYLLWAILVLGGLIFVHELGHFLVAKRAGVRVLKFSLGFGPKIIGFTRGGTEYLLSAIPLGGYVKMLGEDPQEEVADPEGSFSAKPVGWRSLIILAGPGSNFLLAITIFWIVFTLGVPTLATKVGEVMQDFPAHDAGVKTGDRITAIDGYAIEKWEELASQIHKSPGRPIRLTVERAGSRFDLVVAPKATRQKNLFGEEQEVGLLGIAPAEEFLTERTNPVTALGKALYKTYDLSRLILLTFVKLIQGVVPAKTIGGPLLVAQMAGQQARQGVLNLMFFTALLSINLGILNLLPIPILDGGHLFFALIEAVRGKPVSLQKREMAQQVGLALLVALMIFAFYNDIFRLLGRQ; this is encoded by the coding sequence ATGATAGCCTTAGTATCCGCGGTTGCTTTCAGCCTCTTTGATGTCGTCGATCCTCGACCGCTCCTCTCTCGTCTTGACTATCTCCTCTGGGCGATCCTCGTCCTGGGCGGACTCATCTTCGTTCACGAGCTCGGCCACTTCCTGGTCGCCAAGCGGGCGGGGGTCAGGGTCCTGAAGTTTTCCCTCGGTTTCGGTCCGAAGATCATCGGGTTTACGCGCGGCGGGACCGAATATCTCCTGTCCGCTATTCCGTTGGGCGGGTATGTCAAGATGCTCGGAGAGGATCCGCAGGAAGAGGTCGCCGACCCGGAGGGATCGTTTTCCGCAAAGCCTGTCGGGTGGCGATCGCTGATCATCCTGGCCGGCCCAGGATCCAATTTTCTCCTTGCGATCACCATCTTTTGGATAGTGTTCACGCTTGGCGTTCCGACTCTCGCCACCAAGGTGGGGGAAGTCATGCAGGACTTTCCGGCACACGATGCCGGCGTGAAGACCGGCGATCGAATTACGGCAATCGACGGGTACGCCATTGAGAAGTGGGAAGAACTGGCATCCCAGATTCATAAAAGTCCGGGGCGGCCTATTCGCCTGACAGTTGAAAGAGCGGGAAGTCGGTTTGATCTGGTGGTCGCTCCAAAGGCCACTCGTCAGAAGAACCTCTTTGGAGAGGAGCAGGAGGTCGGTCTGCTCGGGATCGCGCCGGCGGAGGAGTTCCTGACCGAGCGGACCAATCCGGTCACCGCATTAGGAAAAGCACTCTACAAGACATACGATCTCAGTCGACTGATTTTACTGACCTTTGTCAAACTGATCCAAGGTGTCGTCCCGGCTAAGACCATTGGCGGACCGCTCCTGGTTGCACAGATGGCCGGCCAGCAGGCGCGCCAAGGTGTCTTGAATCTCATGTTCTTTACCGCGCTGCTGTCCATCAACTTGGGGATCCTGAATCTGCTTCCGATCCCCATTCTGGACGGTGGACACCTGTTCTTCGCCCTGATTGAAGCCGTTCGCGGCAAACCGGTCAGCCTTCAGAAGCGAGAGATGGCTCAGCAGGTTGGACTGGCCCTGTTGGTCGCCCTCATGATTTTTGCCTTCTACAACGATATCTTCCGCCTGTTGGGAAGACAGTAG
- the ispG gene encoding 4-hydroxy-3-methylbut-2-en-1-yl diphosphate synthase (1-hydroxy-2-methyl-2-(E)-butenyl 4-diphosphate synthase): MIERRKTRQIQVGAVKIGGETPVSVQSMTKTDTRDVRATVDQIWALEVAGCDIVRIGVPEKEAAEKLWEIRKQIRIPLIADIHFDYRLALIALEQGVDGLRLNPGNIGDRSRVEEIVKAATERKIPIRIGVNAGSLEKDLLARDGGPTPKGMVESALRHIRILEDLNYPEMKVSLKASDPLMMIEAYRLLAEKIEYPLHLGVTEAGTPGVGTIRSAVGIGTLLAEGIGDTIRVSLSADPVEEIKAGVEILKSLGLRRGGLTLVACPSCARADIDLVPLAQEVERRLAGITKEIHVAVMGCEVNGPGEARGADIGVAGGKGIGWIFRKGEAARKVKESEIVDALVEEVNRMVAGNDGHT, from the coding sequence ATGATCGAACGACGCAAGACACGACAGATTCAGGTGGGAGCAGTCAAAATAGGCGGTGAGACGCCGGTGTCGGTCCAGTCGATGACAAAAACCGATACGCGGGACGTCCGGGCTACAGTGGATCAGATCTGGGCATTGGAGGTAGCCGGATGTGACATTGTGCGGATCGGCGTCCCCGAGAAAGAAGCGGCAGAAAAACTGTGGGAAATCCGTAAGCAGATCCGGATCCCGTTGATCGCCGACATTCACTTCGATTACAGGCTCGCTCTGATCGCTCTCGAACAAGGCGTGGACGGCCTCCGCCTGAACCCCGGCAACATTGGAGACCGTTCTCGCGTGGAGGAGATCGTCAAGGCGGCCACCGAGCGAAAAATTCCGATTCGCATCGGCGTCAATGCCGGATCTCTGGAGAAGGATTTGCTGGCCAGAGATGGCGGGCCGACTCCAAAGGGAATGGTGGAAAGCGCCCTGCGCCACATTCGTATCCTCGAAGATCTTAACTATCCTGAGATGAAGGTCTCGTTGAAGGCCTCTGATCCCCTGATGATGATCGAGGCATATCGCCTCCTGGCGGAAAAGATCGAGTATCCCCTCCACCTTGGCGTGACGGAGGCCGGGACGCCTGGGGTGGGAACGATCAGGTCGGCCGTTGGCATCGGGACACTGCTGGCCGAGGGGATCGGCGATACCATCCGAGTGTCGCTCTCGGCCGATCCCGTCGAAGAGATCAAGGCTGGGGTTGAAATCTTGAAGTCGCTCGGGCTTCGGAGAGGTGGGCTCACGTTGGTTGCCTGTCCGTCTTGCGCAAGAGCCGATATCGATCTGGTTCCCCTCGCCCAGGAGGTGGAGCGTCGACTGGCGGGGATCACGAAGGAGATTCACGTCGCCGTGATGGGGTGTGAGGTAAACGGACCGGGGGAGGCCAGAGGAGCCGACATCGGAGTGGCCGGCGGCAAGGGGATCGGCTGGATCTTCAGGAAGGGAGAGGCGGCTCGGAAAGTGAAGGAGTCCGAGATCGTCGACGCCCTGGTCGAGGAGGTCAACAGGATGGTGGCAGGAAACGACGGTCACACGTAA
- a CDS encoding putative Septum formation initiator (ftsB) (Evidence 3 : Function proposed based on presence of conserved amino acid motif, structural feature or limited homology; Product type pf : putative factor) translates to MRKQTGPVLTGTQEEITAAKSSRKRWLVFLAGLAILIAVASVVGKKSFVKVLQMSKTRTELQQEITRLKQVNEGLTREIRSFANNPSQVEAIAREDLGLVKPGEIVYQFGQPRPSTALPASSR, encoded by the coding sequence GTGAGAAAGCAGACGGGACCGGTTCTCACTGGCACACAGGAAGAGATCACGGCGGCGAAGAGTTCCCGTAAACGGTGGCTCGTCTTCCTTGCCGGACTGGCGATTCTAATCGCAGTAGCCTCTGTAGTCGGAAAAAAGAGCTTCGTCAAGGTCCTCCAGATGAGCAAAACCCGGACTGAGCTTCAGCAAGAGATCACACGGTTGAAGCAGGTCAACGAGGGGCTGACTCGGGAGATCCGGTCCTTCGCCAATAATCCGAGTCAGGTCGAGGCGATTGCTCGCGAGGATCTCGGACTGGTAAAACCTGGGGAAATCGTATACCAGTTCGGTCAGCCGAGGCCGTCCACCGCTTTACCCGCCTCCTCCCGTTAA
- a CDS encoding Conserved protein of unknown function; pmoD (singleton) (Evidence 4 : Homologs of previously reported genes of unknown function) yields MKRLMLLFSVVLVPVFVASQAFGHGGGDVMGDWDAADACTAVKGHYTVHFTAYQELIGAGMIPLMHEVGSEQVKKEFQSYCEGVPKTGKLSIAFDLYNEEMRALPISVRIVEAVAAHEDTEGGGHSHAVFSLPAAVYGDGSIRIDTEITKPGHYIALMTLEKAGPGIAHKPHRGSEVGEWQRVSHTHGPGTDPTEAQIKAVDHTYSFPFSVGLAVRAHSRLPWLVSNLGFQLAITLLAICALVGGVKYYMNGRRKKPA; encoded by the coding sequence ATGAAGCGCTTGATGTTGTTATTCTCGGTCGTGCTCGTGCCGGTTTTTGTGGCATCTCAGGCCTTTGGTCACGGCGGTGGCGATGTGATGGGTGACTGGGATGCGGCAGATGCTTGCACCGCAGTGAAGGGCCATTATACCGTTCACTTCACTGCCTATCAGGAGCTTATCGGCGCGGGAATGATTCCGCTGATGCACGAAGTGGGGTCGGAGCAGGTCAAGAAGGAGTTCCAGTCTTACTGTGAAGGGGTCCCGAAGACAGGCAAGTTGTCGATCGCGTTTGACCTGTATAATGAGGAGATGCGAGCGCTTCCCATCTCGGTTCGAATTGTTGAGGCTGTTGCGGCTCACGAGGACACTGAAGGTGGCGGACACTCCCACGCTGTTTTTTCCCTTCCCGCGGCTGTTTACGGTGATGGGTCGATCAGGATCGATACCGAAATCACCAAGCCCGGGCACTACATTGCCCTCATGACACTGGAGAAGGCGGGACCTGGCATTGCCCACAAGCCTCATCGAGGCTCAGAGGTTGGAGAATGGCAGCGAGTCAGCCATACCCATGGACCCGGAACCGATCCTACAGAGGCCCAGATCAAAGCTGTAGACCATACCTACAGCTTCCCGTTTTCCGTAGGCCTGGCGGTAAGGGCACACAGTCGCCTGCCTTGGCTGGTGTCGAATCTGGGGTTCCAGTTGGCGATCACATTATTGGCTATTTGCGCCTTGGTGGGTGGCGTCAAATACTATATGAACGGCAGGCGGAAGAAACCAGCCTGA
- a CDS encoding putative aspartate ammonia-lyase (L-aspartase) (Evidence 3 : Function proposed based on presence of conserved amino acid motif, structural feature or limited homology; Product type pe : putative enzyme), with translation MATRIEKDVLGEKAVPVEAYYGLQSVRAMENFPISGLRMHSRMVEAIVLVKKAAALVNTDLELLKPAISRVITAAADEVLAGKLQDQFVVDVYQMGAGTSFNMNANEVLANRAIELLGGQKGDYTIVHPNDHVNMAQSTNDVFPTAMRMAARLLLAELLPVLGDLKTALAEKASEFDGILKSARTHLQDAVPIRLGQEFAAYAVTIGKCRERIAVAARSLEELGIGGSAVGTGLNTHPRYRARLVEYLCAWTGIEWRNAPDMREAMQSNLPIAEASSALRLLALELTRICNDLRLLTSGPTTGLAEIKLPAVQPGSSIMPGKINPSMAEMLNMVCFQVIGNDLTVSMAVQAGQLELNVMMPVLAYNLHQSIEILKNAIRVFIDRCVGGIVADVDRCHRYAERSMALATALNVLVGYARVAEVVKRAIREQKTIIDIVREEKLLTEAQIAEILDPVKLTEPGLPGKPDGSR, from the coding sequence ATGGCGACGCGGATCGAGAAGGATGTATTGGGGGAGAAGGCGGTTCCGGTCGAGGCGTACTATGGCCTGCAATCGGTGAGGGCGATGGAAAATTTCCCCATTAGCGGGCTCAGGATGCACTCACGGATGGTGGAGGCGATCGTCCTGGTGAAGAAGGCGGCCGCGCTGGTCAACACCGACTTGGAACTCTTGAAGCCGGCGATCAGCAGGGTGATCACAGCGGCGGCCGACGAGGTCTTAGCCGGCAAGCTCCAAGATCAGTTTGTTGTAGATGTCTATCAAATGGGAGCGGGCACCTCTTTTAACATGAATGCCAACGAGGTCCTGGCCAACCGGGCTATCGAACTCCTTGGGGGACAGAAGGGTGACTATACCATTGTTCATCCCAATGACCATGTCAATATGGCCCAGTCCACCAATGATGTCTTTCCAACCGCCATGCGGATGGCCGCTCGTCTACTGTTGGCAGAGCTGTTGCCGGTCCTGGGGGATCTGAAGACCGCCCTGGCTGAGAAAGCGAGTGAATTTGACGGCATCCTGAAGTCGGCTCGAACGCATCTACAGGATGCGGTTCCTATCCGACTGGGTCAAGAGTTCGCAGCCTACGCGGTGACCATCGGAAAATGTCGGGAGCGGATTGCTGTCGCAGCGCGATCGCTTGAAGAGTTGGGAATCGGCGGAAGTGCCGTCGGTACAGGCCTGAACACTCACCCGCGGTATCGTGCCAGGCTGGTGGAGTACCTATGTGCCTGGACGGGGATCGAGTGGCGCAATGCGCCAGACATGCGCGAAGCGATGCAGTCGAACCTCCCGATCGCCGAGGCCTCATCAGCCCTGAGGCTGCTTGCGCTTGAATTGACACGAATCTGCAACGATCTGCGCCTGCTGACCTCAGGTCCCACCACCGGGTTGGCTGAGATCAAGCTGCCTGCGGTGCAACCGGGCTCCTCGATCATGCCGGGTAAGATTAACCCGTCTATGGCCGAGATGCTGAACATGGTCTGCTTCCAGGTCATCGGCAACGATCTGACCGTCTCGATGGCGGTTCAGGCCGGACAGCTTGAGCTGAACGTCATGATGCCGGTCCTAGCCTATAATCTCCACCAGTCGATCGAAATCCTGAAAAACGCTATACGGGTCTTCATTGACCGCTGTGTCGGCGGCATCGTTGCCGACGTCGACCGATGCCACCGCTATGCTGAGCGTAGTATGGCGTTGGCGACGGCATTGAATGTGTTAGTCGGCTATGCCAGGGTCGCCGAGGTAGTAAAGCGAGCTATACGAGAGCAGAAAACGATCATTGACATCGTCCGCGAGGAAAAACTGCTTACTGAGGCTCAGATAGCCGAGATCCTTGACCCCGTGAAACTGACCGAACCCGGTCTGCCCGGCAAGCCGGATGGGTCACGGTGA